The proteins below are encoded in one region of Salmo salar chromosome ssa02, Ssal_v3.1, whole genome shotgun sequence:
- the LOC123732287 gene encoding zinc finger protein 883-like isoform X1 has translation MSSLSYSPPAKEEVGWMEKEALGLNIVVKEEAEDVSVKGEEEAFRMKEEDEEVISITLEEEADNVRMKEEKETFRVKDEEGIEAVTVEEEEVEAFRIKKEEEEDVIVKEEKEPFGVSEEASLRKEEEEDVLGVEEETEDLINTRERPDSHFDSGKSPSGEPDPEKSLSGEPDPETGPSGEPDPKKSPSGEPNPETSKPTGLYHCSLCGKSFTKLQNLRVHERTHRGEKPFHCSQCGKKFTRLENLKQHDRIHRGEKPYHCSHCGKRFRSLGTLTTHERIHTGDMPYNCSHCGESFRWSGSLKTHERTHTKEKPYQCSLCGKRFTELGSLKIHNRIHTGEKPYYCSQCGINFTWLASLKTHERIHTGERSYHCSHCGKSFSGLVNLKQHERVHTGEKPYQCNLCGKYFTLLGNLKVHERTHTQEKPYQCSLCGKSFTKLVGLNKHDRTHTGGDKTYHCSQCGKTFTRLMYLKEHETIHTNTLEKKTYHCSNCGKTFSQSEDLQSHERIERLCSDLCF, from the exons atgagctcactaagctactctcctcctgctaaagaagaggtcggctggatggagaaagaagctctgggactgaacattgtcgtgaaagaagaAGCGGAGGATGTTTCAGTAAAAGGAGAGGAAGAAGCTTTCAgaatgaaagaggaggatgaggaggttaTCAGTATCACATTGGAAGAAGAGGCTGATAATGTTAGaatgaaagaagagaaagaaactTTTAGagtgaaagatgaagaggggatagaggctgtcacagtggaagaggaggaggtagaagctttcagaattaaaaaggaggaagaggaggatgttatagtgaaagaagagaaagaaccttttggggtgtcagaggaggcttccttaagaaaagaggaggaggaagacgttTTGGGAGTGGAAGAGGAGACTGAAGATCTGATTAATACCA gagagagaccagattCTCACTTTGACAGCgggaagagtccttcaggggaaccagacccagagaAGAGTCTTTCAGgagaaccagacccagagacgGGTCCTTCAGGGGAACCAGACCCAAAGAAGAGTCCATCAGGGGAACCAAACCCAGAGACATccaaaccaacaggactataccaCTGTTccctctgtggaaagagttttactaaGTTACAGAACCTAAGAgtgcatgagaggacacacagaggagaaaagcctttccactgctctcagtgtggaaagaagTTTACCCGTTTAGAGAACCTGAAACAGCATGATAGAATACACagaggggagaagccttaccattgTTCCCATTGTGGAAAGCGCTTTAGGTCGTTAGGCACCCTGACaacgcatgagagaatacacacaggagatatGCCTTACAACTGTTCCCACTGTGGAGAGAGTTTTAGGTGGTCAGGGAGCCTGAAAACACATGAAAGGACACACACAAAAGAAAAGCCCTACCAATGCTCCCTGTGTGGAAAGAGATTTACAGAGTTAGGGTCCCTGAAAATACATaatagaatacacacaggagagaagccttattacTGCTCCCAATGTGGAATTAATTTTACTTGGTTAGCGAGCCTGAAAACACAcgagagaatacatacaggagaaAGGTCTtaccactgttcccactgtggaaagagctTTAGTGGGTTAGTGAACCTGAAACAGCATGAGAGagtgcacacaggagagaagccatacCAATGCAACCTGTGTGGAAAGTATTTTACCCTTTTGGGGAACCTAAAAgtgcatgagaggacacacacacaagaaaagcCCTACCAATGCTCtctgtgtggaaagagttttaccaagtTAGTTGGCCTAAATAAGcatgacaggacacacacaggaggagaTAAGacctaccactgctcccagtgtggaaagacatTTACCCGGTTAATGTACCTGAAAGAGCATGAaacaatacatacaaatacactCGAGAagaagacataccactgctctaattgtggaaagacattttcccagtcagaggacctgcaatcacatgagagaatagagaggctgtgttctgacttatgtttttga
- the LOC123732287 gene encoding zinc finger protein 2-like isoform X2, with translation MSSLSYSPPAKEEVGWMEKEALGLNIVVKEEAEDVSVKGEEEAFRMKEEDEEVISITLEEEADNVRMKEEKETFRVKDEEGIEAVTVEEEEVEAFRIKKEEEEDVIVKEEKEPFGVSEEASLRKEEEEDVLGVEEETEDLINTREGPDSHSDSRKSPSGEPDPETSKPARPHHCSHCGKSFTRFWNLKQHETMHTGEKPFQCSQCGKSFTWLRALNRHEEIHTEGRKTYQCSQCGKSFTQLGSLKIHERIHTGEKPYHCSLCGKSFTMLGNLKKHEKIHSGEKPYHCSLCGKSFTQIGSLKTHERMHTGEKPYYCSQCGKYFSHLETLKIHKRIHTGEKPHHCSLCGKSLTTLGNLKEHERTHTGEKPFKCSLCGKSFTHLASLKRHKGIHTGEKPYQFSQ, from the exons atgagctcactaagctactctcctcctgctaaagaagaggtcggctggatggagaaagaagctctgggactgaacattgtcgtgaaagaagaAGCGGAGGATGTTTCAGTAAAAGGAGAGGAAGAAGCTTTCAgaatgaaagaggaggatgaggaggttaTCAGTATCACATTGGAAGAAGAGGCTGATAATGTTAGaatgaaagaagagaaagaaactTTTAGagtgaaagatgaagaggggatagaggctgtcacagtggaagaggaggaggtagaagctttcagaattaaaaaggaggaagaggaggatgttatagtgaaagaagagaaagaaccttttggggtgtcagaggaggcttccttaagaaaagaggaggaggaagacgttTTGGGAGTGGAAGAGGAGACTGAAGATCTGATTAATACCA gagagggaccagactctcactctgacagcaggaagagtccttcaggggaaccagacccagagacgTCCAAACCAGCAAGACCACAtcactgctcccactgtggaaagagttttacccggtTCTGGAACCTAAAACAGCATGAGACgatgcacacaggagagaagccttttcaatgttcccagtgtggaaagagttttacctggtTAAGGGCCCTGAATAGGCATGAAGAAATACATACAGAAGGGAGGAAGACCtaccaatgctcccagtgtggaaagagttttactcagttaggaagcctgaaaatacatgagagaatccatacaggagagaagccttaccactgctccctaTGCGGAAAGAGTTTTACCATGTTAGGCAATCTTAAAAAGCATGAGAAAATACACTCAGGAGAGAAGCCGTACCACTGTTccctgtgtggaaagagttttacccagatAGGGAGCCTGAAAACACATGAGAGaatgcacacaggagagaagccttattactgctcccagtgtggcaaGTATTTTTCTCATTTAGAGACCCTGAAAATACATaagagaatacatacaggagagaagcctcaccactgctccctgtgtggaaagagtttGACCACTTTGGGAAATCTAAAagagcatgagaggacacacacgggAGAAAAGCCTTTTAAGTGTTccctctgtggaaagagttttacccattTAGCGAGCCTGAAAAGGCATAaaggaatacacacaggagaaaagccttaccaatTCTCCCAGTGA